The Lytechinus pictus isolate F3 Inbred chromosome 15, Lp3.0, whole genome shotgun sequence genome contains a region encoding:
- the LOC135156817 gene encoding uncharacterized protein LOC135156817, translating into MFQGMPVPGSRVCTQTITDENGNKIKITCCNGERTEMRNVQEIPPLLVLNVAHIVRQGKLTSDIQKFPMNLLLTSYTNGHPVETEYTLVGATFHRPDHFTGASFTRSYGWLYYDALNRRLHEYSGREDGELNHIVYVRNVSK; encoded by the exons ATGTTCCAAGGTATGCCAGTGCCGGGCAGCAGGGTCTGCACACAGACAATTACcgatgaaaatggaaataagatTAA GATCACATGCTGCAACGGAGAGAGGACTGAGATGAGAAACGTCCAAGAAATACCTCCTCTCCTGGTGCTCAATGTAGCACACATAGTCCGCCAGGGCAAGCTGACTTCTGACATTCAGAAGTTCCCAATGAACCTTCTATTGACATCTTACACAAATGGACACCCAGTTGAGACGGAATACACTTTGGTAGGAGCTACTTTTCACCGTCCGGATCACTTCACTGGTGCTTCTTTCACAAGAAGTTACGGATGGCTGTATTACGATGCCCTCAATCGACGGCTGCATGAATACAGCGGAAGGGAGGATGGTGAATTGAACCATATTGTTTACGTCAG GAATGTTTCAAAATAG